From Meles meles chromosome 5, mMelMel3.1 paternal haplotype, whole genome shotgun sequence, one genomic window encodes:
- the TBCC gene encoding tubulin-specific chaperone C, giving the protein MESAGCSAAAANGAIGSPRDRSMVPERLQRREQERQLEVERRKQKRQNEEVEEEKSDFFAAAFSREQAAVGELLKSGESMEQLEEAAARLQGLQKLLNDSVLFLAAYDLRQAQEALTRLQAILAERRQELQPKKRFAFKTRRKDAASGTKVDAGPGAPAAEGVPTSPPPLKEEGGIGSSFVCGFSNVESQVLEKRAEELHQRDVLLTDLSKCTIKLYGNPNTLRLAKARRCTLLCGPVSTSVFLEDCSDCVLAVACQQLRVHTTRDTRIFLQVTSRAIVEDCSGIQFAPYTWSYPGIDKDFEGSSLDRSRNNWNDVDDFNWLARDMASPNWSILPEEERMIQWD; this is encoded by the coding sequence ATGGAGAGTGCTGGTTGCTCCGCTGCCGCGGCAAACGGGGCCATAGGTTCGCCGCGGGACCGGAGCATGGTGCCTGAACGGCTTCAGAGACGAGAACAAGAGCGGCAACTGGAGGTAGAAAGGCGGAAGCAAAAGCGGCAGAACGAGGAGGTAGAGGAGGAGAAGAGCGACTTTTTCGCCGCCGCCTTCTCTCGGGAGCAAGCGGCGGTAGGAGAGCTTCTGAAGAGCGGGGAATCCATGGAGCAGCTGGAGGAGGCGGCCGCTCGGCTCCAGGGCCTGCAGAAACTTCTCAACGACTCGGTTTTGTTTCTGGCCGCCTACGACCTGCGGCAGGCACAAGAGGCGCTGACGCGGCTGCAGGCGATCCTGGCCGAGCGGCGCCAGGAGCTGCAGCCCAAAAAGCGTTTCGCCTTCAAGACCCGGAGGAAGGACGCTGCTTCGGGCACCAAAGTCGACGCAGGTcctggcgccccggccgctgaAGGCGTCCCGACCTCCCCGCCGCCATtgaaggaggagggaggcatCGGCTCCAGCTTTGTCTGCGGCTTCTCCAATGTGGAGTCCCAAGTCTTGGAGAAGCGGGCGGAGGAGCTGCACCAGCGCGACGTCCTTTTGACCGATCTGAGCAAATGCACAATCAAACTGTACGGCAATCCCAACACCCTGCGGCTGGCCAAAGCCCGAAGATGCACACTGCTCTGCGGCCCGGTGTCCACCTCTGTGTTCCTGGAGGACTGCAGTGATTGCGTGCTGGCCGTGGCCTGCCAACAGCTCCGCGTACACACTACGAGAGACACCCGCATCTTTTTGCAGGTGACCAGCAGGGCCATCGTGGAGGACTGCAGCGGGATCCAGTTCGCCCCCTATACCTGGAGCTACCCGGGCATCGACAAGGACTTCGAGGGCTCTAGTTTAGATAGGAGCAGAAATAACTGGAACGACGTCGACGATTTCAACTGGCTGGCCCGGGATATGGCCTCCCCGAACTGGAGTATTCTCCCTGAAGAAGAGCGAATGATCCAGTGGGACTAA